The following nucleotide sequence is from Zea mays cultivar B73 chromosome 1, Zm-B73-REFERENCE-NAM-5.0, whole genome shotgun sequence.
TTTAATTAATTAATCAGTGCAACGTACTATATCTTGATGCTCccaaacatttttcttcttcttcttctttgtcagcTGCAACTTCTGGGATGTCTGAGCGGTGTGGAGATGGTGCTCAAGGATGTGGGGTACCCAGTGAAGCTAGGTAGCGGCGTGGCGGCCGCGGCGGCGTACCTGTCAAACTCCACGCCGCTCATCCCATCTAGGATCTGAGAACAATGTAAGGGAAGGATATCGCAAACAAGGCCAGCTACAACGAGTGGGCAGACGAACGAACAAAGCGTGCAGACATCTCCGCCTCTATAGAATAAGTGTTTCGAAAAACGAAGTACATATACTGTAACTCAATGTAAAATTGGCGAAAAATTCAGTAACGAAACCGAAAAACTTGAAGCGAAGTACTGGCTGTTGCGCTGAAGAACATCAGGCAGCTTTGGCGAGCTCCCTGTCGACGGCGACCTTGAGGAAGCTGCCTTCGTCTAGGACCATCTGCACGGGGAGGAAGCCGAGGCCGTTGGCCACGCCGAGCATCACCTCCTTCATCTCCGCGCGGAACTCGTGCCGGTCCACCATGCCGCTGCCGTCCCTGTCGAACCGCGCGAACAGGCCGCGGTACAGCGCCCCGAGCTCCTCCGGCGCCACCGCGGCCTCGTCCACGCCGAAGTGCCTCTCCAGCACCCGCAGGCTCATGAGCTCCCCGGCCATCTCGGCGTAGGTGAGCAGGCCGTCGTGGTCGGCGTCCAGCGCGGCGAAGCGGCCGTCCACCGAGGAGTTGAAGGCGCGCTCGTCTTCTACGAAGCTCCGCACCGTGCTCCCGTCCAGGATCTCCAAGCTCATCTTCGGGTTCCTCTCGCTGTTCGTGTTCCTTGGATGTGTTGGTGTGAGAGTTTGCTCTGGGCTCTAGGCTCTGGGCTCTGACTTTTTTTATAGGGTCGCGACTCGCGACTGGACGTACCTGGAAGGGGCGCCTGGGCCGACGGTTTCTGCAGACGGGTTGGGCTGGGCCGGTGGGTTTTGACGCCGGTCAGATGCCGTGGACGCGAGTTGTGTGGCGGGTGCTTGGGAACTACGCGAAGTGGCCTGTTCAGCCGTCGTTTCATCGTGCCATTACTGGGTCTATTCTATGGAGAGAACGTGTGCCAGGTCGGTTGTTGGTTGACGGACAGTAGTAAACTGGCTAGTAGACACCGCTTGACAATAAATAGAACTGACATGGTTCAAAAAGTGATACGATCATCGCAAACTAATTTTCTAGATTAATTGTCTGGTAGGTATATTCCGAGCAATGGAAACGATACATAAACTACATCTACATAACCAAAAAAAAACTAAGCGAAGCCATTTTAAAGTTAAATTTAGAGAGAGAAAAATTATAATAAGGTTAAAGGGCATCTCTTCAACGAGCCATTAAAATAAAATAACAGGTTTTACACCTCGGTGGCGACAAGCCGACAATAGATATATAAATTTGTCTCTGAGGTTCTACGATGATACTAATGTTAATAATGATGTAGGTCGTTAATAATGAAGTTTCTCTTTTGCCATTGTGTTTACGCCAAAACTTTCCTTGAAGGACAGAACGAACTCCAGATGTGTGCTTGGACCATAGCGAATGAATCCATGTCACCAAAACAAAGAATCAGCATCGAGTTCTTAAAAAAGAGCATGAATCAGTGTAATCCCATGCTTGCAATATTCATATTTACCTAATATAGAATTTCTTTTGATTTTTTAAGTGATAAAAATATCAAAATTCTACTTTTCAATGCTATTACATACTCCAAATCTCAAGTTTATTTCAATACTAATACAAATTCCAAATCTCAAGTGTATTACAACCATATATTATGATTGGTTTTAGAAACTATTACAATTAGAGTACCAAATTTGTAATCAAAACAAACTAAAACACATTACAGTTTGAAATACGGAAATTACATTATATGTAAACATAGCAATGTCATATATATTATATACATATACGCACCATATATACCATAGTCTTATGCGAAGGGAACAAAATATACCATATAGTTCCTCTCTGAAAATAGATGGTTACTATAGATGTGTCCAACATCCAAGCAAATACCAAGTTAGCGAACCATACTGGATGCTGCCGCAAGTTCTTGCTCCAAACTGTAGCACCCAGACATCATTGGAATTGTTAAATGTTCCTCATTATAAATTGGATTGATACGTTCATGTGGGTGCTGAGCTTCTACGCATAACAAAGGTTCCATTTCTCCACCCTTTTCAATCAAAAGATGTGTTTTATTCCGTAGCCTCTTTGTTCTTAGACATTGCAATCTCATATCTACTTCTTTCATGCTTGGTCTATGCCCTCCTTTGGATCTTAAGCACGTTTCTATAAGTGAGGAGATATCATTAATCTCTTCTTGGTCTGCCTCTTCCACAACTTGAGAATCTATTATTTCCATGAGAGCCCCTTCCTGTAGTCCTTCAATGAAGTAATGAGATAAGTTTTGTTTGGCACTCGATTCATTGATAAAAATTGGTTTCTTTCTTGTCAAAAGTTCCACAAGTATCACTCCAAAACTATACACATCACTCTTCTCAGTTAGAGAACCAGTATAATAGTACTCTGGATCTAAATAACCAAATGTTCCTTGGACAATTGTCACCACATGTGTTTCATCAAGGGATAGAGATCTTGAAGCACCAAAATCTGAAACCTTTACAGTGAAGTTGTCGTCCAAGAGTATATTAGAAGACTTCACATCTCTATGGAAAATTGGTATTGCAGCAGCTGAGTGTAGATAAGCAAGTGCTCCTGATGCTTCCGTTGCAATCCTAATTCGATCATCCCATGAGAACAAGCATTTTGTTGCAATATTTTCATGAAGAATGTCATACAAAGTGCCATTTGATATGAACTCATAGACTAGCAAGGGTACCTCATCTTCTAGGCAACAACCAAAAAGCTTCACCACATTGCGGTGAATGATTTGAGATAAAATAGCAACCTCATTGATGAACTGATCTATCTCTATTTGCTCCACTATTTTAGATTTTTTTATAGCCACGACACGCTGATCAGCCAAAATCCCTTTGTAAACAGTGCCATGCCCACCATGACCTAGAACACGAGTAGCATCAAACTTGTTGGTTGCTTCCTCTAATTCATCCAAAGTGAATATCTTTGTTTTGTTTGTAGCATTTTCATTCGATATTAGTTGCTCCAAGAGTAGACCTTGATTTTTCTTGAAGTACTCTCTTCGAATTCTCCTTTGGATACCTTTTTTCCACTTACCGGTGAGTACAATTGCACCAAGTGCAAAACTTATGGATCCAAGACCACAAACAAGCCCAATTACAATCCCTACATCCATTAAATGAGACCATGAATATTTCATGTCTTTTAATTTGTTGCATAAAGTCATGACTCACCAAAAATTAGAATACGCTGCTTAGCTGACATGACACATTTTTGATTTTTTGGATCATACTCTTTCCCATGAGGGCAACTTGTACAATTGAAGCCTCCATCAAAATTGTGGCATATTCCATTGCATTTATTTGGAATAAAGCACTCATTAATATCTGTATCAATAAGATGGTTGTAAAGGTTGGTGGGGGCAAGTAAAGCATGCATGCATTTATTGTCGTTTCCAAAAAAAGTAATACAATATGTGATCAACTGATCATGTAGAACCATTGGTGATACCAGTAGTTGTCTGACTCTAGCCCTCTATTTATAGACAACAATAGCTATGTAATTAGTAAATAGTCAACAACCCTACAAATCTATATCTAAGTTACTCGCTTTTACCCAAAATATAGTATAAAGTAAATCCTTAATTTTCTTACTATTTTCTCACCTCTACCATTTTGTTTACTCACTGGTGCGTGCGTGTGTGATCAGGATAGAGAATATAATGTGAATCATATAGTATGGCTAAAATTAAATTTTAGCATGTTTATTAATACCCTCACCAGATAGATTATTGTTAGAGAAACAAGAAACCTGGCGGAAATAAGTTTACATAAAGAGAGAGGAATATAACCTGTACAATTATTTTGAAGGTATGGGTTTCCTTGGAAGCCATCGGAACACTTGCAGCGGTACCCGTCACGTATATTCCCTCGCATGACATCTTTGCATATACTGTTGTCACTTACGCACGCATATGTAGCATTATTTTGCATTGCTTTCTGACAAGTTATGTTTGCTATAAACCATTTTATTGTTGTATCCTCCTGAGAGAAATCATAATTACCATCCACAACGTCCTCATCGGTTGAATAGAAGCCGTTCTGGTAGTAACCGTCATAGTTAGTGATGACTACCCTCTCCATATTGTTGAAGCTTGTGGCATTCAGCATGTTTGTAACCATCAAAAGCCCATCATCAAGTGACAAATTGGTCACACAATACTGTGCGTACCCTCGATCAAGAATAAGAGTAGTGTCGTTAATTGTGCAGTTGAGTCGTAGGTTATCATTTGCGTAACAGCCTTCTTCGATCCCAAAAGGAAATGGAACGCTTATGTTTCCACATAATCTCGTACAGTTCCTAATACTCGGTGCCTCTGGGTTGTAATATGCTTCATATATGGTAGACAAAGCGAGGAGTTAGGATTGATCAAAGCGTGGAAAAACGAGTAAAAAGGAAGCAGCAGAGAGGCACCAACCTATGCAGCCATCTTTAATATAGGGGTTGCCCTCTATTTGACCAGGGCAGACGCAACTGTAGCCTCCTTGAACGTCGTCGCAGATGCTTTCACTAGTGCATGCGTAGGTATCCTTGTTCTCTTGGGACCGGGCACTCGCGCAGCTTGGTTGGTCCGTGATTGCAATGTCAAGTACTATGCCATGAACATTGCTTGTATTCACCCAACTTGCATAAACATCATCAGTAACGAATTCATAGTATTCCGAAAAGATAATCTTGACACTGGAGAGCGCTTCACCGAACTGTGGAATGGTACTATTGAGGCGACCTAGTTTGAGAGTGAAGCCTTGGCCGCCACGCATTAGAATGCTGCAGCAGCCTAACCCTTCACAGGCACCAACGCTCTCCATGATCTCTCTGTTATCTGTGCAAATACTCGTGCAATAACCAATGATATCTGTCATATTATCACCGAACACGTAGACGTAGACACCACATCCAACAGTGTACAGAAAATTATGATCTGCATAAAAACTGACACCAGTGGCAGTAGGGGCCTCCCAAGACTTGGTGTAGGTGTCCACGCCTGCGCTCATGGTGACGTTGAACCCAACAGCTGAAGCCAAAACCACACTGCTGCCGACATATAGAGAAGTCACCTGGATCGAGCTGTTCCGCGACACGAAGAAGAGCCTGGGAGAAGGAGCTGTTTGATCGCAGGTGAGCTCGAAGCCTTGACGGAAGCAGCCCGGCCCTATCCCGAACGGGTACGAGATTTGGACATCCCCGCACCAAGAGGGGCAGTGCGACAGGGAGGCGTTGGTAGGGATAGCAAGGAGCCCATCCCCGGTGCCGGAGGCAGCATGGACCTTGGCCGGCGCTCGCGCCAAGGCGGCCAAACACACAAGCACAACGCATGTGCGAACTAGCAGCACTGCAGTGGAGCACATCGCTGCAGGTAGCTTGTTTATGGAGACAGAAGATGGTGTGCTTTCCTGTGTGCTGTGTGTGTCTACATATACTAGTTTAATTAATTTATATGCTGTAACAGCTAGCGCGCGCGCcagaagaaaacaaaaaacaataAAAAAAATCTCACTTGCAGTTGCGTGGGGCAAGCTAGCATTCTGCTAGCTAGTGGAAGGAGAAGGACGACCTGGTCTTGGAATCTCAGGGCAACAGTAGCATTCTGATGTTACGGTCGTCGCTGCGCCGCTGCGGCCAACAAGACTTGCCAAATCAGACGTATTCTCCTCCTGTTTTTTCTTCGATGCATGGAAACAACGAGTGGAGAGTGGAGACTGGAGAATTTATATCACGGGGAGACTGGAGAGACCACCGCCATGCATGCTCAAAACTAGTGGAGCTTGACCGGTGTTAAGTCTTCTCAGGAGTTACCATCCGAGATGTTTGCCAAAGCGGATTTTCAAGTGTGTTCggtgttttttttcttctttttgaaAACGATATCTGAGAAAAGAATAGTATTCACAACAGAAAACACACAAAAGTCCGACGACCAGATTATGTACAACGGCCTGTCCTAGCagtcgtcggacataagcttattttCTAGGGTCTTCAGCGGCCGTCGAACATAAGCTTATATCCGATGGCCTGCTCTAACGGCCGTTGGACATAATCTTATTTTCGATGATCGTCGGAGCAGGccatcggacataagcttatgtccaatGACTCATCCCTGACAGCCGTCGGAAGTGACTCGATATATGGAACGACGTGCCCACGTCGTTTCATTTGCTCGCTCACACTCACGCCCCTGAGACACATATGCTCGTGCTTGCTCCGCCGACCTTGACTCACCCGTTGCCTCGACGTCGACTACCTCGGTCTCGCCCACGGCCGACTGCCTCGGCATCGCCCAACGCTGGTCGCCCTATCCCTGCCCGTAGCCCCACTCGAAACCGACAACCCCCGACCCCGTGCGCCAATGGTTGTCTCGACGCCAGCCGCCCCGCCACGGTTGGCTGCTCCCACACCACCTGACCATGGCTGCCCTACCCGTGCATCATTATGAAATGGCTCAAAAACAAACTTTGATTTTCCCCTTTTGTAGCGAGTTGCGACCAACCCAGTACAACACAGCTGAAACTAGATCAGAAAAACCTCGCGATAACTGAAATCAACGACCGCTTGGCTAACACACCCACCGTAGTTTTAATAAACGGGGAGGGAgactgagagagagaagagagagtgtGTGGAGGTGTTACCGTAGTGAGGATGACCTCGAGCTTGCGATAGCTGAGGCCATGGGCGGAGAAGAGAAAGGGGTTGGCGGCGAGGCTCTGACGCTGTAGGCGGAGGGCgacggtgagagcacctagagggggtgaataggtgatcctataaaattcaacactaatagccacaaaacttagttatgaaagttagaacggctaagtagcttgaagcgagttcttgtgaacacagacaatcaaa
It contains:
- the LOC103641693 gene encoding uncharacterized protein; protein product: MSLEILDGSTVRSFVEDERAFNSSVDGRFAALDADHDGLLTYAEMAGELMSLRVLERHFGVDEAAVAPEELGALYRGLFARFDRDGSGMVDRHEFRAEMKEVMLGVANGLGFLPVQMVLDEGSFLKVAVDRELAKAA
- the LOC103641702 gene encoding wall-associated receptor kinase 2 codes for the protein MCSTAVLLVRTCVVLVCLAALARAPAKVHAASGTGDGLLAIPTNASLSHCPSWCGDVQISYPFGIGPGCFRQGFELTCDQTAPSPRLFFVSRNSSIQVTSLYVGSSVVLASAVGFNVTMSAGVDTYTKSWEAPTATGVSFYADHNFLYTVGCGVYVYVFGDNMTDIIGYCTSICTDNREIMESVGACEGLGCCSILMRGGQGFTLKLGRLNSTIPQFGEALSSVKIIFSEYYEFVTDDVYASWVNTSNVHGIVLDIAITDQPSCASARSQENKDTYACTSESICDDVQGGYSCVCPGQIEGNPYIKDGCIAYYNPEAPSIRNCTRLCGNISVPFPFGIEEGCYANDNLRLNCTINDTTLILDRGYAQYCVTNLSLDDGLLMVTNMLNATSFNNMERVVITNYDGYYQNGFYSTDEDVVDGNYDFSQEDTTIKWFIANITCQKAMQNNATYACVSDNSICKDVMRGNIRDGYRCKCSDGFQGNPYLQNNCTDINECFIPNKCNGICHNFDGGFNCTSCPHGKEYDPKNQKCVMSAKQRILIFGIVIGLVCGLGSISFALGAIVLTGKWKKGIQRRIRREYFKKNQGLLLEQLISNENATNKTKIFTLDELEEATNKFDATRVLGHGGHGTVYKGILADQRVVAIKKSKIVEQIEIDQFINEVAILSQIIHRNVVKLFGCCLEDEVPLLVYEFISNGTLYDILHENIATKCLFSWDDRIRIATEASGALAYLHSAAAIPIFHRDVKSSNILLDDNFTVKVSDFGASRSLSLDETHVVTIVQGTFGYLDPEYYYTGSLTEKSDVYSFGVILVELLTRKKPIFINESSAKQNLSHYFIEGLQEGALMEIIDSQVVEEADQEEINDISSLIETCLRSKGGHRPSMKEVDMRLQCLRTKRLRNKTHLLIEKGGEMEPLLCVEAQHPHERINPIYNEEHLTIPMMSGCYSLEQELAAASSMVR